A genome region from Sphaerisporangium krabiense includes the following:
- a CDS encoding cytochrome P450, with translation MTLTGPEAKAAPGGTSPGARRVPPGPPLWAGPGLFKKLATDRLALMEQAATYGDAAKLTIGPKKLYFFNHPDHAKHVLADNSGNYHKGVGLVQARRAIGDGLLTSEGELWRKQRRMIQPVFQNKRISQQAGVIAAEAANLVERLRAKGRQGPVDVVQEMTWLSLGVLGRTLLDADLGAFDRIGQDFEAVQDQAMFELVTLSKVPMWVPLPKQLRFRRARADLQRIVDHLEAERLRTGVDGDDVVSRLIASTREESDHRVGRQRMRDELVTLLLAGHETTASTLSWTFHLIDGHPEVRERLHAEAVEVLGDRLPVFEDLTRLTYTAMVVEEVMRLYPPVWMLPREAQGDDEVGGYHVPKGADVLISPYTLHRHPAFWDRPEVFDPERFDPGRPSGRPRYAYIPFGAGPRFCVGNHLGMMEATFVIAMVARDLRLAKVPGYKVVPEPMLSLRVRGGLPMTVHPA, from the coding sequence GTGACACTGACCGGACCCGAGGCCAAGGCGGCGCCCGGGGGGACCTCCCCGGGCGCCCGCCGGGTGCCGCCCGGCCCACCCTTGTGGGCCGGGCCCGGCCTTTTCAAGAAGCTCGCCACCGACCGCCTGGCCCTGATGGAGCAGGCCGCCACCTACGGCGACGCGGCGAAGCTGACCATCGGCCCCAAGAAGCTGTACTTCTTCAACCATCCCGACCACGCCAAACACGTGCTCGCCGACAACAGCGGCAACTACCACAAGGGCGTCGGCCTGGTCCAGGCGCGGCGCGCCATCGGCGACGGCCTGCTGACCAGCGAGGGCGAGCTGTGGCGCAAACAGCGCCGCATGATCCAGCCGGTGTTCCAGAACAAGCGGATCTCCCAGCAGGCCGGGGTCATCGCCGCGGAGGCGGCGAACCTGGTCGAGCGGCTGCGCGCCAAGGGACGCCAGGGACCGGTCGACGTCGTCCAGGAGATGACGTGGCTGAGCCTCGGCGTGCTCGGCCGCACGCTGCTGGACGCCGACCTCGGCGCGTTCGACCGGATCGGCCAGGACTTCGAGGCCGTCCAGGACCAGGCGATGTTCGAGCTGGTCACGCTGAGCAAGGTGCCGATGTGGGTGCCGCTGCCCAAGCAGCTCCGCTTCCGGCGCGCCCGGGCCGACCTGCAGCGCATCGTCGACCACCTGGAGGCCGAGCGGCTGCGCACGGGCGTCGACGGCGACGACGTCGTCTCACGCCTCATCGCCTCGACGCGGGAGGAGTCCGACCACCGCGTCGGGCGGCAGCGCATGCGCGACGAGCTCGTCACGCTGCTGCTGGCCGGGCACGAGACCACGGCGAGCACGCTGTCGTGGACGTTCCACCTCATCGACGGGCACCCGGAGGTGCGCGAGCGGCTGCACGCCGAGGCCGTCGAGGTGCTCGGCGACCGGCTCCCGGTCTTCGAGGACCTGACCCGGCTGACGTACACCGCGATGGTGGTGGAGGAGGTCATGCGCCTCTACCCGCCGGTGTGGATGCTGCCCCGGGAGGCCCAGGGCGACGACGAGGTGGGCGGCTACCACGTGCCCAAGGGCGCCGACGTGCTGATCAGCCCCTACACGCTGCACCGGCACCCGGCGTTCTGGGACAGGCCCGAGGTGTTCGACCCCGAGCGGTTCGACCCGGGACGCCCCTCGGGACGCCCCCGATACGCCTACATCCCCTTCGGCGCGGGACCGCGGTTCTGCGTCGGCAACCACCTCGGCATGATGGAGGCCACGTTCGTGATCGCCATGGTGGCGCGCGACCTGCGGCTCGCCAAGGTGCCGGGGTACAAGGTGGTCCCCGAGCCCATGCTGTCGCTGCGGGTGCGCGGCGGACTGCCCATGACGGTGCACCCCGCCTGA
- a CDS encoding TIGR03084 family metal-binding protein yields the protein MSELDEVLRALTDEGEELDRVVAGLDPSQWKLPTPAPGWTIADQIAHLTFIFGLARTAAEDAEAFKALVAGAEKDFNGAVNAALGLFAGDSQETLIAKWRGERADVVTALAAVPAGQVVPWLVNPLPPVILACAGIMEQFAHGQDIYDALGVQRRYTDHIKHLVVFAVLTKDFGYLSRGLTPPATEFRFELTAPSGELWAFGPEDATQRITGPAADFCLLATRRRHRDDLAVVATGEEADHWLDIAQCYRGPAGEGRRPGQFAVARV from the coding sequence GTGAGCGAGCTTGATGAGGTGCTGCGGGCGCTGACCGACGAAGGCGAGGAACTCGACCGCGTGGTCGCCGGCCTCGACCCTTCGCAGTGGAAACTGCCCACCCCCGCCCCCGGATGGACGATCGCCGACCAGATCGCGCACCTGACCTTCATCTTCGGCCTCGCCAGGACCGCCGCCGAGGACGCCGAGGCGTTCAAGGCGCTGGTCGCGGGCGCCGAGAAGGACTTCAACGGCGCGGTCAACGCCGCGCTCGGCCTGTTCGCCGGCGACAGCCAGGAGACGCTGATCGCCAAGTGGCGCGGCGAGCGCGCCGACGTCGTGACCGCCCTCGCCGCCGTGCCGGCGGGCCAGGTCGTGCCGTGGCTGGTCAACCCGCTGCCGCCGGTCATCCTCGCCTGCGCCGGCATCATGGAGCAGTTCGCGCACGGCCAGGACATCTATGACGCGCTCGGCGTCCAGCGCCGGTACACCGACCACATCAAGCACCTGGTGGTCTTCGCCGTCCTGACCAAGGACTTCGGCTACCTGTCGCGCGGCCTCACCCCGCCCGCCACCGAGTTCCGCTTCGAGCTCACCGCCCCGTCCGGCGAGCTGTGGGCGTTCGGGCCCGAGGACGCCACGCAGCGGATCACCGGTCCGGCCGCGGACTTCTGCCTGCTCGCCACCCGCCGCCGGCACCGCGACGACCTCGCCGTCGTCGCCACCGGCGAGGAAGCCGACCACTGGCTGGACATCGCCCAGTGCTACCGGGGCCCCGCGGGCGAGGGCCGCAGGCCGGGCCAGTTCGCCGTCGCCCGGGTCTGA
- a CDS encoding DUF5987 family protein: MRPPSTDVDETRTMTLEAFADTIVPGEKRSPDDRAIAGATTGGGAVQAGALDLLGWDATGLTEGLDGFVTALTGHATAYALEHGLDLDPAVPPFVSLTFEHRTALVRRLTTPGHPEKELWVSLALFCNMAFDSAAHMSTADAIAQGHPGLLAMGIEKPDADGRWRFPNFSYGRPLARLHPDTTPTGSPS; this comes from the coding sequence ATGCGACCGCCATCCACAGATGTAGACGAAACCAGGACGATGACGCTGGAGGCGTTCGCGGACACGATCGTCCCCGGCGAGAAGCGCTCACCGGACGACCGGGCCATCGCCGGCGCCACCACCGGGGGCGGCGCGGTGCAGGCCGGGGCCCTTGACCTGCTCGGATGGGACGCGACCGGGCTGACCGAGGGGCTGGACGGCTTCGTCACCGCCCTCACCGGCCACGCCACGGCGTACGCCCTCGAGCACGGCCTGGACCTGGACCCGGCCGTCCCGCCGTTCGTGTCCCTCACCTTCGAGCACCGCACCGCGCTGGTGCGGCGGCTCACCACGCCCGGCCACCCCGAGAAGGAGCTCTGGGTCAGCCTCGCCCTGTTCTGCAACATGGCCTTCGACTCCGCCGCGCACATGAGCACCGCCGACGCCATCGCCCAGGGACACCCGGGCCTGCTGGCCATGGGCATCGAGAAGCCCGACGCCGACGGGCGGTGGAGGTTCCCGAACTTCTCCTACGGCCGGCCGCTGGCCCGCCTGCACCCGGACACGACCCCCACAGGGAGTCCCTCATGA
- a CDS encoding FAD-dependent oxidoreductase has translation MTSTERTDVLVVGSGFGGAIAAYHLAAGGARVVVLERGPWLTGQDFDHDFKLGSSYTRAFDFTVGDGMSILGGNCVGGGSVVYFAAMPRAPRFVFERHGSIGRRMWPAAVNRDTLDPWYDRVAESIPITQQSWDDVTYAGGLWAAACDHAGRTANPVPAAIDRSKCTNCNWMMAGCHFDAKQSLLLNYLPAAVAHGAEIRPLHEVQQISRTDDGGYRVHYDVMDDEDYRLRGESGTIDAKIVILAAGAGATPVILQRSEATLGAMPHAVGRYFSGNGERLNTAIINEDKAREVLGLERENGLAYAANQIGKGPVVANWDRLDGSLPEFERFSLEQLYFPPGLGTILAEVPGATGPSWFGVDKKEILKRWQSWLIIFQMIEDNNEGVFGPPPAKGNADRLSQQMLGVGRLKYDPTPQTLRAWAMADAEVKDILERDGIAEVAAWTNDVVGAYTVHPLSSCRIGDDPATSALDDRNELRGHPGIFVTDGSAVPGALTVNPAMTISALAERAIPGIVAAARERGVEVTYGAPAPDGSTSGRRGVAPLIPSLSRR, from the coding sequence ATGACCAGCACGGAACGCACCGACGTCCTCGTGGTCGGCAGCGGCTTCGGCGGCGCGATCGCGGCCTACCACCTCGCGGCGGGCGGGGCCCGGGTCGTCGTGCTCGAACGCGGACCCTGGCTGACCGGCCAGGACTTCGACCACGACTTCAAGCTCGGCTCGTCCTACACCCGGGCCTTCGACTTCACCGTCGGCGACGGCATGAGCATCCTCGGCGGCAACTGCGTCGGCGGCGGCAGCGTCGTCTACTTCGCCGCGATGCCGCGCGCCCCCCGGTTCGTCTTCGAGCGGCACGGAAGCATCGGCCGCCGCATGTGGCCGGCCGCCGTCAACCGCGACACCCTCGACCCCTGGTACGACCGGGTGGCGGAGTCCATCCCGATCACGCAGCAGAGCTGGGACGACGTCACCTACGCCGGCGGGCTGTGGGCCGCGGCCTGTGACCACGCGGGACGCACCGCCAACCCGGTCCCGGCCGCGATCGACCGGAGCAAGTGCACCAACTGCAACTGGATGATGGCCGGGTGCCACTTCGACGCCAAGCAGTCGCTGCTGCTCAACTACCTGCCCGCGGCCGTCGCGCACGGCGCCGAGATCCGCCCCCTGCACGAGGTGCAGCAGATCTCGCGCACCGACGACGGCGGCTACCGCGTGCACTACGACGTCATGGACGACGAGGACTACCGCCTGCGCGGCGAGAGCGGCACGATCGACGCCAAGATCGTCATCCTCGCCGCGGGCGCCGGCGCCACCCCCGTCATCCTCCAGCGCAGCGAGGCCACGCTCGGCGCCATGCCGCACGCCGTCGGCCGGTACTTCTCCGGCAACGGCGAGCGCCTCAACACCGCGATCATCAACGAGGACAAGGCGCGCGAGGTGCTCGGCCTCGAACGCGAGAACGGCCTGGCGTACGCGGCGAACCAGATCGGCAAGGGCCCGGTCGTCGCCAACTGGGACCGGCTCGACGGCTCGCTGCCGGAGTTCGAGCGCTTCTCGCTGGAGCAGCTCTACTTCCCGCCCGGCCTCGGCACGATCCTCGCCGAGGTGCCCGGCGCGACCGGCCCGAGCTGGTTCGGCGTGGACAAGAAGGAGATCCTCAAGCGCTGGCAGTCCTGGCTCATCATCTTCCAGATGATCGAGGACAACAACGAGGGCGTCTTCGGCCCGCCGCCCGCCAAGGGCAACGCCGACCGGCTCTCCCAGCAGATGCTCGGCGTCGGCCGCCTCAAGTACGACCCGACCCCGCAGACCCTGCGCGCCTGGGCCATGGCGGACGCCGAGGTCAAGGACATCCTGGAGCGGGACGGCATCGCCGAGGTCGCCGCCTGGACCAACGACGTGGTCGGCGCCTACACCGTCCACCCGCTGTCCTCCTGCCGCATCGGCGACGACCCGGCCACCTCCGCCCTGGACGACCGCAACGAGCTGCGCGGCCACCCGGGCATCTTCGTCACCGACGGCTCGGCCGTGCCGGGCGCGCTCACCGTCAACCCGGCGATGACCATCTCGGCCCTGGCCGAGCGGGCCATCCCCGGCATCGTCGCCGCCGCACGCGAGCGCGGCGTCGAGGTCACCTACGGAGCCCCGGCCCCCGACGGCTCGACCAGCGGACGGCGCGGCGTCGCCCCGCTGATCCCGAGCCTCTCGCGCCGATAA
- a CDS encoding carboxymuconolactone decarboxylase family protein, producing the protein MGRMLSRATLPGTLSHVRHVTPVRPRTAPDLVARVYAQVERDFGMLAPPMLLHSPAPGTLAASWAMLRESLLAAGTAARPLKEAVATAVSRGNACPYCVDVHQATMDGLARGGHAALIAAGRDEEIDDPGVRRVASWARAIGTRDAAARHEPPLPAEPLRELTAVAVTFHYLNRMVNVFLTESPLPPEVPTGARGRLLRVFGLVMRRYARRAATPGDALALLPDAPPPADLGWAQGSPGLTAAFARAAAAIDEAGARSVPGPVRDLVAERLAGWDGAPTGISRAWVAQAVTALPPDLRPAGRLALLTAMASYQVDDGLVADFREGTPDDRALVELTAWASMAAARRIGSWSTARPQTAPPAIRISRP; encoded by the coding sequence ATGGGCAGGATGCTCAGCCGTGCGACGCTGCCGGGGACGCTGTCCCACGTCCGGCACGTCACCCCGGTACGACCCCGTACCGCGCCGGACCTGGTCGCGCGGGTCTACGCGCAGGTGGAGCGTGACTTCGGCATGCTGGCGCCGCCGATGCTCCTGCACTCGCCCGCTCCCGGCACCCTCGCGGCGTCCTGGGCGATGCTGCGGGAATCCCTCCTGGCCGCCGGGACCGCCGCCCGGCCGCTGAAGGAGGCGGTCGCGACCGCCGTGTCGCGCGGCAACGCCTGCCCCTACTGCGTCGACGTGCACCAGGCCACGATGGACGGCCTGGCGCGCGGCGGCCACGCCGCGCTGATCGCGGCCGGCCGGGACGAGGAGATCGACGACCCCGGCGTGCGCCGGGTGGCGTCGTGGGCGCGGGCGATCGGGACGCGCGACGCGGCGGCGCGGCACGAGCCGCCCCTGCCGGCCGAGCCGCTGCGCGAGCTGACCGCGGTGGCGGTCACCTTCCACTACCTCAACCGCATGGTCAACGTGTTCCTCACCGAGTCGCCGCTGCCGCCCGAGGTGCCCACCGGCGCACGCGGCCGGCTGCTGCGGGTGTTCGGCCTGGTCATGCGGCGGTACGCCCGCCGCGCGGCCACGCCGGGCGACGCGCTCGCCCTGCTGCCGGACGCCCCGCCGCCCGCCGACCTCGGGTGGGCGCAGGGCTCGCCGGGCCTGACCGCCGCGTTCGCCCGCGCGGCCGCCGCCATCGACGAGGCCGGCGCCCGCTCGGTGCCCGGCCCGGTCCGCGACCTGGTGGCGGAGCGGCTGGCCGGGTGGGACGGCGCGCCCACCGGCATCAGCCGCGCCTGGGTGGCGCAGGCCGTGACCGCGCTGCCGCCGGACCTGCGCCCGGCCGGACGGCTGGCGCTGCTCACCGCGATGGCCTCCTACCAGGTCGACGACGGGCTCGTCGCCGACTTCCGCGAGGGGACGCCGGACGACCGCGCGCTGGTCGAACTCACCGCGTGGGCGAGCATGGCGGCGGCGCGCAGGATCGGCTCCTGGAGCACGGCGCGCCCCCAGACCGCGCCCCCAGCTATTCGCATAAGCCGCCCTTGA
- a CDS encoding prephenate dehydrogenase, whose protein sequence is MHPATLRRVTIMGSGLIGTSIGLALRRSGVLVALSDRDEDVVAKAEMMGAGVALTPGDPPADVVLIATPPSIVAKVLRDAQSRGLGAAYTDVASTKAGIVAEAERAGCDLSTYVPGHPMGGRELSGPFAARADLFAGRPWLLCPHPSTPPALLSLVAELATACGAAPEVIEARKHDQIVATVSHVPHLVSAALAARFCAADDTTLSLVGKGLQDTTRIATGDPGLWSDILAQNADAVAAVLDLVVDDLADAARALRGLEHGGHGRLSELLTRGNRGREHIVRGHRAASRV, encoded by the coding sequence ATGCATCCCGCCACGCTGCGCCGCGTCACGATCATGGGGAGCGGCCTGATCGGGACCTCCATCGGGCTGGCGCTGCGGCGCTCCGGCGTCCTCGTCGCGCTGTCCGACCGCGACGAGGACGTCGTCGCCAAGGCCGAGATGATGGGCGCCGGCGTCGCGCTGACGCCCGGCGACCCTCCCGCCGACGTCGTCCTCATCGCCACCCCGCCGTCCATCGTCGCCAAGGTCCTGCGCGACGCGCAGTCCCGCGGGCTCGGCGCCGCCTACACCGACGTCGCCAGCACCAAGGCCGGCATCGTCGCCGAGGCCGAGCGCGCGGGATGCGACCTTTCGACCTACGTCCCCGGGCATCCGATGGGGGGCCGCGAGCTGTCGGGGCCGTTCGCCGCGCGGGCGGACCTGTTCGCCGGACGGCCCTGGCTGCTGTGCCCGCACCCGTCCACGCCGCCCGCCCTGTTGTCCCTGGTCGCCGAGCTGGCCACCGCCTGCGGCGCGGCGCCCGAGGTGATCGAGGCCCGCAAGCACGACCAGATCGTGGCCACGGTCTCGCACGTGCCGCACCTGGTGTCGGCCGCGCTCGCCGCCCGGTTCTGCGCCGCGGACGACACCACCTTGTCGCTGGTCGGCAAGGGCCTGCAGGACACCACCCGGATCGCCACCGGCGACCCCGGTCTGTGGTCGGACATCCTCGCGCAGAACGCCGACGCCGTCGCCGCCGTGCTGGACCTGGTGGTGGACGACCTCGCCGACGCGGCCCGCGCGCTGCGCGGGCTGGAGCACGGCGGCCACGGCCGGCTGTCGGAGCTGCTGACCAGGGGAAACCGAGGACGCGAGCACATCGTCCGCGGCCATCGCGCCGCCTCTCGCGTCTGA
- a CDS encoding flavin reductase family protein produces the protein MNVDNSAPPRPATEAKSLRRAFGAFATGVTVVTTGGDVPHAMTANSFTSVSLDPPLLLVCVDRGALMHQYLSASRFFGVSVLASHQEAEAMHFADRHRTLGAAQFDSVDWHPGRLSGVPLLGGTLAGFECEMWRAYDGGDHTIFIGEVLNLHQPTDRDALLVFKAKFRQLSPDWSEVPA, from the coding sequence GTGAACGTCGACAACTCCGCGCCACCCCGCCCGGCGACCGAGGCGAAGTCGCTGCGGCGGGCGTTCGGGGCCTTCGCCACCGGCGTCACCGTGGTGACGACCGGCGGCGACGTCCCGCACGCCATGACCGCCAACTCCTTCACCTCGGTGTCGCTCGATCCGCCGCTCCTGCTGGTCTGCGTCGACCGCGGCGCGCTGATGCACCAGTACCTCAGCGCGTCGCGGTTCTTCGGGGTGTCGGTTCTCGCCTCCCACCAGGAGGCGGAGGCGATGCACTTCGCCGACCGCCACCGCACGCTCGGGGCCGCCCAGTTCGACAGCGTCGACTGGCACCCCGGGCGCCTGTCCGGCGTGCCGCTGCTCGGCGGCACGCTGGCCGGTTTCGAGTGTGAGATGTGGCGCGCCTACGACGGCGGGGACCACACCATCTTCATCGGCGAGGTCTTGAACCTGCACCAGCCCACCGACAGGGACGCGCTGCTCGTCTTCAAGGCCAAGTTCCGCCAGCTCAGTCCCGATTGGAGCGAGGTGCCGGCGTGA
- a CDS encoding cytochrome P450 family protein codes for MVERCPVALDTTGKDIHAEADRLRAAGPATLVELPGGVEAWSINSHAVIRDLLTDPRVTKSARNHWPAFINGEIPPDWEMISWVAMDNMVTAYGKEHVRLRKLVGKAFTRRRTEAIRPRVVELTGQLLDALAATPPGEVVDLRERFAYPLPALIVADLIGMSQEALAKTAKVIEMMIDTTVSPEQAAEILGGWRQAMAELIASKRATPGEDITTDLIAAREEDGSRLSEDELTDTIFAILGAGSETTINFFDNAITALLTHPEQLELVKNGGATWDDVIDEVLRVQSPLAQLPLRYAVEDIELDGVTIPKGDPILINYSAVGRDPALHGDTAADFDITRADKEHLSFGHGPHFCLGAGIARMVAEIGLSTLFERYPELSLAVTPGELQPLPTFIMNGHRTLPVRLTAQVPAGAGAH; via the coding sequence ATGGTAGAACGCTGCCCCGTCGCCCTCGACACCACAGGGAAAGACATCCACGCCGAGGCGGACCGGCTGCGCGCGGCGGGCCCCGCGACCCTGGTGGAGCTGCCCGGCGGCGTCGAGGCGTGGTCGATCAACAGCCACGCCGTCATCAGGGACCTGCTCACCGACCCGCGGGTGACCAAGAGCGCCCGCAACCACTGGCCGGCCTTCATCAACGGCGAGATCCCCCCGGACTGGGAGATGATCAGCTGGGTCGCCATGGACAACATGGTCACCGCCTACGGCAAGGAGCACGTCCGCCTGCGCAAGCTGGTCGGCAAGGCGTTCACCCGCCGCCGCACCGAGGCGATCCGCCCCCGCGTCGTCGAGCTCACCGGCCAGCTCCTCGACGCGCTGGCCGCGACCCCGCCCGGCGAGGTCGTCGACCTGCGCGAGCGCTTCGCCTACCCGCTGCCCGCCCTGATCGTCGCCGACCTGATCGGGATGTCGCAGGAGGCCCTGGCCAAGACGGCGAAGGTCATCGAGATGATGATCGACACGACCGTCAGCCCGGAGCAGGCGGCCGAGATCCTCGGCGGCTGGCGCCAGGCGATGGCCGAGCTGATCGCCTCCAAGCGCGCCACCCCCGGCGAGGACATCACCACCGACCTCATCGCCGCCCGCGAGGAGGACGGGTCGCGGCTCAGCGAGGACGAGCTGACCGACACCATCTTCGCGATCCTCGGCGCCGGCTCGGAGACGACGATCAACTTCTTCGACAACGCCATCACCGCCCTGCTCACCCACCCCGAGCAGCTGGAGCTCGTCAAGAACGGCGGCGCCACCTGGGACGACGTCATCGACGAGGTCCTGCGCGTGCAGTCGCCCCTCGCCCAGCTCCCGCTGCGCTACGCCGTCGAGGACATCGAGCTGGACGGCGTCACAATCCCCAAGGGCGACCCGATCCTCATCAACTACAGCGCGGTCGGCCGCGACCCGGCGCTGCACGGCGACACCGCCGCCGACTTCGACATCACCCGCGCCGACAAGGAGCACCTGTCCTTCGGCCACGGCCCGCACTTCTGCCTCGGCGCCGGCATCGCGCGGATGGTCGCGGAGATCGGGCTGTCGACGCTGTTCGAGCGCTACCCCGAGCTGTCCCTCGCCGTCACGCCCGGGGAGCTGCAGCCGCTGCCGACGTTCATCATGAACGGCCACCGCACCCTTCCGGTCCGGCTCACCGCCCAGGTCCCCGCCGGGGCCGGCGCGCACTGA
- a CDS encoding helix-turn-helix domain-containing protein, translating into MENAIEQAVLRVVKSMHENLGEQLTINDMARTAMFSKFHFSRVFQRVTGLSPGRFLSAVRIQEAKRLLTTTSLTVTDISHRVGYSSVGTFSSRFTASVGLSPTKYRQLKSITPQMPPDSGAGDGRGRPVTTIRGDISSPLKDQPIFAGLFPDRILEGKPVRYTILRRPGPFVLEDVPQGEWHLMAQSVAPGREDAVPHPAGGDEGLCIGRHGPITVRPGAELRLAHLRLRPIRPLDPPVLLALRDLLSDGVPQLTH; encoded by the coding sequence ATGGAAAACGCGATCGAGCAAGCCGTCCTACGGGTCGTCAAGAGCATGCACGAGAACCTCGGTGAGCAGCTGACCATCAACGACATGGCGCGTACCGCGATGTTCAGCAAGTTCCACTTCTCCCGGGTGTTCCAGCGGGTCACCGGGTTGTCGCCGGGCCGGTTCCTATCGGCGGTGCGGATCCAGGAGGCCAAGCGCCTGCTCACGACCACCTCGCTGACGGTCACCGACATCAGCCACCGGGTCGGCTATTCCAGCGTGGGGACCTTCAGCTCGCGGTTCACCGCGAGCGTGGGACTCTCCCCCACGAAGTACCGGCAGCTCAAGAGCATCACGCCGCAGATGCCGCCCGACTCGGGGGCCGGCGACGGGCGGGGCAGGCCGGTGACGACCATCAGGGGCGACATCTCGTCCCCGCTCAAGGACCAGCCCATCTTCGCCGGGCTGTTCCCCGACAGAATCCTCGAAGGAAAGCCCGTCCGGTACACGATCCTGCGCAGGCCGGGACCCTTCGTCCTGGAGGACGTGCCGCAGGGCGAGTGGCACCTGATGGCGCAGTCCGTCGCCCCTGGCAGGGAGGACGCCGTCCCCCACCCCGCCGGCGGGGACGAGGGCCTGTGCATCGGCCGCCACGGGCCCATCACGGTCCGCCCCGGCGCCGAACTGCGGCTCGCCCACCTGCGGCTCCGCCCCATCCGCCCCCTAGACCCGCCCGTCCTGCTCGCCCTGCGCGACCTGCTCTCGGACGGCGTTCCCCAGCTCACCCACTGA
- a CDS encoding acyl-CoA thioesterase produces the protein MSKYYEYLHTVGFEETNLVGNVYYVNYLRWQGRCREMFLKERATEVLADMQDDLKLFTLKVDCEFFAEITAFDELSIRMRLVELAKTQVEFSFDYVRLDRGGGETLVARGRQRVACMRGPNTRTVPARVPDALAQALEPYAS, from the coding sequence TTGAGCAAGTACTACGAGTATCTGCACACGGTCGGGTTCGAGGAGACCAACCTCGTCGGCAACGTGTACTACGTGAACTACCTGCGGTGGCAGGGCCGCTGCAGGGAGATGTTCCTGAAGGAGAGAGCCACCGAGGTGCTCGCCGACATGCAGGACGACCTGAAGCTGTTCACGCTGAAGGTCGACTGCGAGTTCTTCGCCGAGATCACCGCGTTCGACGAGCTCTCGATCCGGATGCGGCTGGTCGAGCTGGCGAAGACGCAGGTCGAGTTCAGCTTCGACTACGTCCGGCTGGACCGGGGCGGCGGCGAGACGCTCGTCGCCCGCGGACGGCAGCGGGTGGCCTGCATGCGCGGGCCCAACACCCGCACGGTTCCCGCCAGGGTCCCCGACGCCCTGGCGCAGGCGCTCGAACCCTACGCGTCGTAG